From Aptenodytes patagonicus chromosome 1, bAptPat1.pri.cur, whole genome shotgun sequence, one genomic window encodes:
- the LOC143161223 gene encoding cystine/glutamate transporter-like isoform X2 — translation MGKDKKEEEAIFLRKKITLLRAFSLLIGSMVGSGIFISPKGVLKNSGSVGFSLVVWFACGLLSMFGALCYAELGTRITKSGGHYIYILETLGPLPSFLFLWAEFFAIRPANSAVVSLAFGRYMLEPFFAPCAAPVPAVKLVSLLGYYMVLTLNSWSVTWSARLQTALSIIKLLALALIIVPGMMLLAQGHTENFQDAFDRQSLVLDKLPLAFYAGMFAYSGWFQTSFVREELVRPERNIPLAVIVSVITVIVGYMLTNVSYYTVLGTQDVLASPAVAVSFVQRAFKSLISVVPVLVALSCFGTMNGGIFTFSRTLFVASREGQWPPLFSMIHIRRHTPLPAVMLMLFPMALHRISHPRAHCPSPPSPGAAQPVQGSPVRSCLFYHHLPLHSGNVFLLGPCEH, via the exons ATGgggaaagacaagaaagaagaggaggcCATCTTTCTCAGGAAAAAGATAACTTTGCTGCGGGCTTTCTCGCTCCTCATCGGCAGCATGGTTGGCAGTGGCATCTTTATTTCCCCAAAAGGAGTACTGAAAAACTCCGGCAGCGTGGGTTTCTCCCTGGTTGTCTGGTTTGCCTGTGGGCTCCTCTCAATGTTTG GTGCCTTGTGTTATGCAGAGCTTGGAACAAGAATCACCAAGTCTGGAGGACATTATATCTACATTTTGGAGACACTAGGGCCTCTGCCAAGTTTCTTATTCCTGTGGGCAGAGTTTTTTGCTATCAG gcctgcCAACAGCGCTGTGGTTTCTTTGGCATTTGGACGCTACATGCTGGAGCCGTTTTTTGCCCCCTGTGcagctcctgtccctgctgtgaaGCTCGTGTCTCTCCTGGGGTACT ACATGGTCCTCACCCTCAATTCCTGGAGTGTCACCTGGAGTGCCCGGCTGCAGACGGCTCTCTCCATCATCAAACTCCTGGCTCTTGCACTCATCATCGTGCCAGGGATGATGCTGCTGGCCCAGG GCCACACCGAGAACTTCCAGGATGCTTTTGACAGACAGTCGCTGGTTTTGGATAAGCTACCCCTGGCTTTTTACGCAGGCATGTTCGCATATTCAGGCTG GTTTCAGACCAGCTTTGTGCGTGAAGAGTTGGTCAGACCTGAACG AAATATTCCCCTGGCTGTCATCGTGTCCGTGATCACGGTAATTGTGGGGTACATGCTCACCAACGTCTCTTATTACACAGTCCTGGGAACACAAGATGTTCTGGCTTCTcctgctgtggctgtg AGCTTTGTGCAGCGAGCCTTCAAAAGCCTGATCTCCGTGGTCCCTGTCCTTGTCGCACTGTCCTGCTTTGGAACCATGAATGGAGGAATCTTCACATTTTCAAG GACTCTGTTTGTGGCTTCCAGGGAAGGACAGTGGCCTCCTCTCTTCTCCATGATCCACATTCGAAGGCATACACCCCTTCCTGCTGTCATGTTAATG CTTTTCCCGATGGCTCTTCATAGGATTAGCCACCCTCGGGCTCATTGTCCATCGCCACCGTCACCCGGAGCTGCACAGCCCGTTCAAG GTTCCCCTGTTCGTTCCTGTCTCTTTTACCATCATCTGCCTCTTCACAGTGGCAATGTCTTTCTACTCGGACCCTGTGAACATTAG
- the LOC143161223 gene encoding cystine/glutamate transporter-like isoform X1, translating to MGKDKKEEEAIFLRKKITLLRAFSLLIGSMVGSGIFISPKGVLKNSGSVGFSLVVWFACGLLSMFGALCYAELGTRITKSGGHYIYILETLGPLPSFLFLWAEFFAIRPANSAVVSLAFGRYMLEPFFAPCAAPVPAVKLVSLLGYYMVLTLNSWSVTWSARLQTALSIIKLLALALIIVPGMMLLAQGHTENFQDAFDRQSLVLDKLPLAFYAGMFAYSGWFQTSFVREELVRPERNIPLAVIVSVITVIVGYMLTNVSYYTVLGTQDVLASPAVAVSFVQRAFKSLISVVPVLVALSCFGTMNGGIFTFSRTLFVASREGQWPPLFSMIHIRRHTPLPAVMLMFPLVTAMVCIGDIYHLMNFFSFSRWLFIGLATLGLIVHRHRHPELHSPFKVPLFVPVSFTIICLFTVAMSFYSDPVNISIGCTMVLSGFPVYYLIIHRQMSSRCRSPFYYLTHKLQLLLEVVQQEIKTY from the exons ATGgggaaagacaagaaagaagaggaggcCATCTTTCTCAGGAAAAAGATAACTTTGCTGCGGGCTTTCTCGCTCCTCATCGGCAGCATGGTTGGCAGTGGCATCTTTATTTCCCCAAAAGGAGTACTGAAAAACTCCGGCAGCGTGGGTTTCTCCCTGGTTGTCTGGTTTGCCTGTGGGCTCCTCTCAATGTTTG GTGCCTTGTGTTATGCAGAGCTTGGAACAAGAATCACCAAGTCTGGAGGACATTATATCTACATTTTGGAGACACTAGGGCCTCTGCCAAGTTTCTTATTCCTGTGGGCAGAGTTTTTTGCTATCAG gcctgcCAACAGCGCTGTGGTTTCTTTGGCATTTGGACGCTACATGCTGGAGCCGTTTTTTGCCCCCTGTGcagctcctgtccctgctgtgaaGCTCGTGTCTCTCCTGGGGTACT ACATGGTCCTCACCCTCAATTCCTGGAGTGTCACCTGGAGTGCCCGGCTGCAGACGGCTCTCTCCATCATCAAACTCCTGGCTCTTGCACTCATCATCGTGCCAGGGATGATGCTGCTGGCCCAGG GCCACACCGAGAACTTCCAGGATGCTTTTGACAGACAGTCGCTGGTTTTGGATAAGCTACCCCTGGCTTTTTACGCAGGCATGTTCGCATATTCAGGCTG GTTTCAGACCAGCTTTGTGCGTGAAGAGTTGGTCAGACCTGAACG AAATATTCCCCTGGCTGTCATCGTGTCCGTGATCACGGTAATTGTGGGGTACATGCTCACCAACGTCTCTTATTACACAGTCCTGGGAACACAAGATGTTCTGGCTTCTcctgctgtggctgtg AGCTTTGTGCAGCGAGCCTTCAAAAGCCTGATCTCCGTGGTCCCTGTCCTTGTCGCACTGTCCTGCTTTGGAACCATGAATGGAGGAATCTTCACATTTTCAAG GACTCTGTTTGTGGCTTCCAGGGAAGGACAGTGGCCTCCTCTCTTCTCCATGATCCACATTCGAAGGCATACACCCCTTCCTGCTGTCATGTTAATG TTCCCTTTGGTTACTGCCATGGTGTGTATCGGAGATATCTACCATCTAATGAACTTCTTCAGCTTTTCCCGATGGCTCTTCATAGGATTAGCCACCCTCGGGCTCATTGTCCATCGCCACCGTCACCCGGAGCTGCACAGCCCGTTCAAG GTTCCCCTGTTCGTTCCTGTCTCTTTTACCATCATCTGCCTCTTCACAGTGGCAATGTCTTTCTACTCGGACCCTGTGAACATTAGCATTGGATGCACCATGGTTTTAAGTGGTTTTCCAGTCTACTACCTCATAATCCATAGGCAAATGTCAAGTCGTTGCCGTAGCCCGTTTT ATTATCTTACACACAAACTACAGTTACTGCTGGAAGTAGTCCAACAAGAAATCAAGACTTACTGA